The genomic interval TCACGCCGCCGCGGCCCAGCCCCGTCGCCGCCTCGCACAGCTCCAGCCCCAGGTCCTGCTCGTAGAGGTTGAAGACCGTCTGCACCGTGTCCGCCCCGCGGGCGACCAGCGCCTCCTGCCCCTCCTCGCGCCAGCCGATCGCCGGCCCGAGGGCCACGCCCCAGGCCCGGATCTTGCCCTCGTCCTTCAGCGCCTCCAGCGTCGCGAAGAGGTCGTCCGCGTACGCGTCGAGCTTCACGTTGTGGGCCTGGTACAGGTCGATCCGGTCGGTGCCGAGGCGCCCCAGCGAGCCCTCGACCTCGCCGCGGACGTCCTTCGGCGTCCAGTGCTGCTCCCGCTCGCGGTGCTTGCCCTCCTCGCGGTCCTGCTCGATTTTCGCGGTCGCGAAGGGGTAGCCGAACTTCGTGGAGATCACGAGCCGGTCGCGGCCGACGTCGGCGATCGTCCGCCCGAGCAGGTTCTCGGCGCGGCCCTTCCCGTAGGCGGGGGCGGTATCGAAGAAGGTGACGCCGAGGTCGACGGCGCGGTTCTGGAGGCGGACGGCTTCGGTGTCGGAGAAGTCGCCCCACCAGTTGTTCCCGAACACGAAGTTCCCGAAGCCCAGGAGCGAGACTTCGAGATCGGTGCCGGGGATCCTGCGGTGCTGCATGCCGCGACGTTACGGCCGCTCTCGCGCCGTCCGCCTGCGGCGACGGCACACCGAGGAAGCCCGCTTCAGCCTCGAAGGCGCGGGCCTTCGGTCGCCTGCGGCGACCGCCCGCGGATCCGCGGACCGCCGGCCGGAACCCGCCGAAGCGCCGGCGGTCCGCGGGTTCACGCCCCGCCGTGCCGGGCGATGCGTTCCAGCGCCTTCTCCCGGTAGTCGGGGCTCAGCTCGCAGCCCAGCCACCTCCGGCCGAGCCGGTTGGCCACCGCCAGCGTGGTCCCGCTGCCCGCGAACGGGTCCAACACGAGGTCGCCCGGGTTCGAGCTGGCCGAGACGATCCGTTGCAGCAGCGCCTCGGGCAGCTGGCAGGGGTGCCAGGCCTCCCGTTCCTTGAAGCTGCCGCACAGCCGCGACTGGAACCACGTGTCCGAGTCCTCGGCGAAGGCCCCGTCCTGCTCCTGGGCCGGCTGCGGCCGCGTGTGCCACGCCTCGGCGTGGGCGAAGCTCACGCCCGAACCTTTCAGCACCCAGGTGTCGTCGGGCAGCTTGCCCTTGGGGTTCGTCCGCGCGTCGTTGTACGTCGTCATGCGGGCCGATGGCACCGCCACCTGATCGTAGTGGAAGGTGAACGGCGGGTTCCGCACCAGGTCCGCCCGCGGCTTGCCGGTCCTGGGGTTGAGCGCCGCCGAGCCCACGCAGTAGAAGAGGTGGGCGTGGCTGCGGTTGAACTTCGCCTTGCAGCGCTGGCCGAAGCTGTAGTGCCAGACGATCCAGTTGCGGAACAGCAGCTTGCCCGCGCGTTCGAGCTTCTTGAGATGGACGCGGGTCTCCGCCGCGTACTCGTCGCCGATGAGGATGTACATCGACCCCGACGGCGCCAGCGCCCGCGTGCAGGCGTCGATCCAGTCGCAGGTCCAGCCGAGGTACTGCTCGTCGGTCTTGTCGTCCTCGTAGTGGCCGTCGTAGCCGAAGCCGATGTTGTAAGGCGGGTCGGCGAACACGAGGTCCACGCAGCCCTCGGGCAGCGCGTTCACGGCCTCGATGCAGTCGCCCAACAGGATCGTGTTCTCCGGCGGCGTCGCGGTCTCGGGCATCCGCGGAGCGTAAAGAAGCCGCCGCCTCCCGCCGCCCCCCCGGTCCGCCCACGCCGCCGCGGCGTTCCGATCGCCCGCCGTCGAAGAAACGCAAGAGGAAGGGAGCGACACGGACGCTTCAGGAGCCTCCCCATTCGCGGGCGGAGCGCTGCGACGGCAGGTTGAGCCTCGGCCCGCGGTGTCATGCGGTCGGGCTTGCGTACGGTCGCCGCAACGGCAAAACGAAGAGGAGAACGTCTTGAAGATCGTCCCTTGTCCCGCCTCGGTCGGCTCCCAGAACGCGTGGCAGCCTCGGATCTGCCGGCGGATTGCGAACACGCCGCAACCCGCCGCCGGTCGTGCGGTGCTGGCCGCCGCATCGGCAGCAGCGATCCGCTGCACCGCGGGGTGGCACCGGACGTCCGCTCCCTCAACGGGCGCGGGCTCGACGAGCACAACGCCTTCTACAACGGCAACGAGATCGTGAAGGCCACCGGCTTCACGGTGGACCTTGGCGCCGACGTGCTGAATCTCAGCCTCGGCTACGGCAACTCCAGCTCCGACGCCTCCAGCCTGCTCTCGCGGAACGCGGTCGCGATCACGTGGGAGCGCGGCATCCCGGTGGTGGCTTCGGCGGGCAACAAAGGCCGCAACCGCCCGAGCGCCACCCCCAACTCTTCCTCCCAGGGCCCCGGCGACGCCTTCAACGCGTTCTCCGTTGCCGCCAGCGACGCGGACTTCGACCGGATCGCCGACTTCAGTTCCTGGAGCGAAACCCAGAGCGCCCCGCGGGCCTGACCCGATCGACGGCCTCCGGCTCGGCTCGGGGCCGCTCGCGGTCGGACGTCGCTCGGCCTCCCCCCCCCGGCGCAGCACCGGGGTCGGTCCAGACGCGCGTCCGCCCGCGTCGGCGGAAACGCGGTAAAAGCCTTGAAGCCCGCGTTCTCGCCGCACGGGGAGGAAGAGCGCGGAGCCTGTGCGACGTGCTCCACAGGTGGCTCATCGACTCCGTCGATGTCGATCGTCGGCCGAACGAAACCGCCCGAGCGCCCCGCGGGCCCGATCCGATCGACAGCCTCCGGCTCGGCTCCGGGCCGCTCGCGGCCGGACGTCGCTCGGCCTCCCCCACGGCGGAGCACCGGGGTCGGTCCAGAGGCCCGTCCGCCCGCGTCGGCGGAAATGCGGTGGCTCTCAGGGTGCCGAAGATCTCACGCGGCGCACACCCGGCGGTGACCCGGCGGGTTTAGCGTTCCGCGGGATGGAGGCTCCCGTTCCCGCCGGCGACGAGGAAGCGGTGCTCCGGGTCGGCGCCGTCGTGGTGCGGCCGGAGTCGTTCCGCGTGAGCGTCGCCGGCGAGCGCGTCGGCTTCACGGCCGCGGAGGTGCGGGCGGTGGCGCTGCTCGCCCGGCGGCCCGGCTGGACCTTCTCGCCGGCGCAGCTCCACGCCGCGGCGCACGGGCAGGCGTCCGCGGTCGGGCCCGCCAGCGGCGCCGCCAAGACGCTCGTCCACCGGCTCCGCAGGAAGCTCGGGCCGGCGGCGGCGCGGCAGCTGCAGAGCGTGCGCGGCGTCGGCTACCGGCTCGTGGAGGCGTCAGAACCCGGGGCGTCCGGCGCACCGGAGGCCCTTGGCGCGGCGGACGCCTTGCCCCGCCGGGATTGACCGGCCCCAAGCGCGGAAGCCACACAACGGCAACGCGGCGGTGACCCCCCGCCCGGATGGTTTCGGCCGTTGAGGAGGCGCACGAAGCGCCTCCGCTCGCCCCGGGGCGCAGCGCCCCGGCACCCGACCCGGAACCCGACATGATCCGCCGCACCGGCCCCGCCTTCACCCTCATCGAGCTGCTCGTGGTGATCTCGATCATCGCGCTGCTCATCGGCATCCTGCTCCCCGCCCTGGGCGCCGCCCGCGGGGCGGCCCGCAGCTCGGTCTGCAGCTCCAACCTGCGGCAGGTCGGCATCGCGATGACGACCTACAACGCGGAGAGCAAAGACCACTACCCCGCCTCCTACGTCTACCCCACCTCCACCTGGAACGGCACCGGCGGCGGCCGGCCGTTCCGCTGGAACCTCACCGACCAGGTCTCCGCGGGCATCAGCTCCACCGGCTACGTGCATTGGTCGTTCGCGCTCATCGACTCGGACACGCTCGGCCAGGAGGGCTTCCAGTGCCCCGAGCTCGAGGAGGGCGGCCACCCCGCCACCAACCCCGCGCCCGGCTTCGAGCGGGCCGACCAGACCCGCGAGGTGCCCAGCGTCGACCGGCAGGTCAACCGCTTGGCCTACGCCGCCAACGAGCTGATCATCCCACGCAACAAGTTCAACGACAAAGCGTTCGGGAAGGAGCGGAACAACCGCTTCGTCAAGGCCTCGGAGCTGCGGGCGGCCTCCAACGAGATCCTCGCCACCGAGCTCTTCGAGAACTTCGATCGCATCAAGAACGGTGCGGGAAACATCTCCAAGTCGCACCGCTCGCTGAACCCGATCCAGAGCATCTCCGGTGGCGCCGGGAACCCGACGGGCTACGCGAGGGATCAAGTGATCCGCGACATCCGCGGTGCGGGCGATCCCGACAGGTACGGCCTCGCCGACTACGACGACCTGCTCCAGAACAGCCCGACGCCCAACATCACCAGCGAGCCGATGAACGCCGTGGGCCGGCACCACCCCGGCGACAACGGCCCCTCCGGCGGCGGCACCGCAAACTTCGTCTACGCCGACGGCCACGTCGAGACCACCGGCGTCGCCTACACGCTGGCGAACAAGAAGTGGGGCGAGCGCTTCTACTCGCTCACCGGGAACCAGCAGATCCGGTACCAGTGGTGAACTGACCTTCCCCGCCGCGCGGCCCAACGGCCGCGGGGCGCTTTGTCTGCGCGGCGGCCTTCCGGCGGGTGTGTTCCCGCCAACGCCGCGCCCAATTGAGAGGAAACCATGCCTGTCACCCCTTCGTCCCCGCGCTCCGCCCCGTCCGCCGCCCGTCGCACGGCCGTCCTGCTCGCCGCGAGCTGCGCCAGCTTCGGCGGCGCCGGCTCCGCCTTCGCCGACGAGGTCACCGTCACCGGCGCCACGCTCTTCGAGGAGTTCTTCAAGGTCGCCGCCAACGCGTCGGACTTCATCGACGCCGACAACGACGGCGTCATCACCGACTTCACCGCCAACGGCGGCGTCGGCACCGTCGACATCCTCTACGGCGGCGCCAACCCCTTCTTCGCCCAGCAGTACCGCGCCATCGGCTCGGGCAACGGCTTCCAGGAGCTGATCAACTACGGCAGCGTGAACGGCCCCGGCTCGTCCTTCGCCGCCATCAACGCCCTCAACGGCGGTGCCCCCAACGTCCGCAACACCGGCGAGGTGCCGATCGGCAACTTCACCGGCCCCGCCACCGCCGACATCGCCACGCTGGACGTGCCCGCTTCGTGGTTCGTCACCGACACCAGCGCCCAGGGCCGCTGGGACCTCGCCCCCCGCACCGGCTCCGGCGCCACCCCCGGCTACGGCAACGGCCAGGCCGTCTCCAACCCGGTGTACGGCACCACCGCCGACCCGCTCCAGGCCGGCGGCCAGGGCAACACGCTCAAGAGCCTCACCCCCTCGTCCAACAGCGCCGCCCCCGGAACGCAGACGCTCAACACCAACACGGGCTCGCCCGACGCGAACACGCTCTTCGAGACGCAGCTGGCGCTCTCGCCGATCGCCTTCGTCGCCAACGCCGGCGCCGCCGTCGACAGCACCACCTCCACCGGCGCCGCCGACGGCAACATCAAGAAGAGCGAGCTGCAGCACCTCTTCGTGACCGGCCGCACGGTCAGCGGCGAGAACCTCGTCGCGATTACCCGCGACTCCGGCTCGGGCACCCGCAACGGCGCGATGAACTCCATCGGCGTCGACCCCTCCTGGGGCACCGGCGACAACGTCGGCCGCAAGAACAAGGGCTCCGGCGACGACCTGGACACCCCCGGCCCCGACTACATCCCCACCAACAAGAACAGCTCCAGCCGGCTGGAGAACACCGTCCAGAACACCCGCCTGGGCGTCTCCTACAACGGCATCGTCGGCAACGCCGGCCCCGACTCGGTGGGCAACCGCTACGAGATCCTCAACGTCGCCAACGACCTGGACGCCACCTGGGACGGCACCAGCTACGTCCGGCCGCAGATGACCGACGACGCCGGGAACAACGTCGTCTTCAACGACGACGCCAACACCGGCCACCAGATCGGCGCCACCCAGACCTTCGTCACCATCGGCGACCCCTTCGCCGGGGACATCCACGTCGACGGCTCCGGCAACATCGTCGCCGGCCCCGGGACCGGCATCAAGACCTTCGCCGGCAACGGCTCGGGCAACCCGGAGATGGCCGACAAGAAGGCCGCCCTCTACATCCGCAACATCCAGGAGTCGATCGACGCCTTCGTCGCCGCTCCGACCAACCCGGCCACCGAGGGCACGCCCGGCGAGTACCTCGCCAGCAACTTCGCCCTGGTGAACGCCGCCAGCGCCCTCGCCGATCCCACCGCGCCGGGCACCTTCATCACCAACGTGAACACGAACCCCGACCTCCAGCAGGTCGGCGTCCTGCCCACCGAGGCCATCGAGGCCTCCTACGGCGGCGACCACGGCACCGTGCCCAACCGCGACAGCGGCACGATCTACACGGATGGCCAGTCGGCCAACTACCTCACCAACGGCGGCACCGCCGTCAACTACGCCTCCACGCTGGCGGCCGGCACGGCCATCGGCGAGGCGAACGCCATCGCCGGCGACTTCGACGGCGACCAGGTGCGGGACACCGACGACATCGACGACATGGTCGCCGCCGCCGAGGCCGCCGCCTCGGGCTTTGCGGCCCGCGCCGCCCTCGGCCAGGACGATCAGGTGCTCGAGATCATCGGCGACTTCAACGCCGACGGCAACTTCGACGCCGAGGACGTCCGCTACGGCGCCGACGGCCTCTTCACCCGCGGCCGCTCCAGCGGCACGCTCGACCGCGCCGCCAACTTCGCCGAGGTCGACGCCGCCTCGACCAGCGGCAACTTCTTCGGCACCACGCTGGCCACCGGCAAGGCCTACGCCGCCGGCGACGCCCGCGGCGACATCGCCGGCTCCGGCGACATCGCCGCCGGCGCCAACCCCCTCGGCGCCGACGGCACCGTGGCCGCCGAGGACATCGACGCCGTGTACGAGAACTTCGTCGGCCTCAACCTCGACGCCACCGCCGGCGTGCAGTGGAGCAACATCGAGGAGATCGCCAACGCCGTCAACGCCAAGGGCTCCCGCGTCGACCTCTCCGCCGACATGAACGGCGACCTCACGATCGACCAGACCGACGTCGACGCCGTCGTCCGCGGCATCCTCGGCACCGAGTACGGCGACGCGAACCTCGATCGCACGGTCGGAGCGGCCGACGTGAGCGTGCTCTCCGGCAACTTCGGGCAGGCGGCCGGC from Phycisphaera mikurensis NBRC 102666 carries:
- a CDS encoding aldo/keto reductase — protein: MQHRRIPGTDLEVSLLGFGNFVFGNNWWGDFSDTEAVRLQNRAVDLGVTFFDTAPAYGKGRAENLLGRTIADVGRDRLVISTKFGYPFATAKIEQDREEGKHREREQHWTPKDVRGEVEGSLGRLGTDRIDLYQAHNVKLDAYADDLFATLEALKDEGKIRAWGVALGPAIGWREEGQEALVARGADTVQTVFNLYEQDLGLELCEAATGLGRGGVIARVPTNSGILDEEFASADHKFAPHDHRKYRDRAWLVQGLKKNQILRERFGGPLGMSLRELSTRWLASQPGLVTIEPNLLSDRDLDDFAHACDGVPLEAETLAELRALYLDDFGLGEAAHPCDFKSSVAEGGSLRAGYVEPALAADA
- a CDS encoding DNA-methyltransferase; translation: MPETATPPENTILLGDCIEAVNALPEGCVDLVFADPPYNIGFGYDGHYEDDKTDEQYLGWTCDWIDACTRALAPSGSMYILIGDEYAAETRVHLKKLERAGKLLFRNWIVWHYSFGQRCKAKFNRSHAHLFYCVGSAALNPRTGKPRADLVRNPPFTFHYDQVAVPSARMTTYNDARTNPKGKLPDDTWVLKGSGVSFAHAEAWHTRPQPAQEQDGAFAEDSDTWFQSRLCGSFKEREAWHPCQLPEALLQRIVSASSNPGDLVLDPFAGSGTTLAVANRLGRRWLGCELSPDYREKALERIARHGGA
- a CDS encoding S8 family serine peptidase → MRSGLRTVAATAKRRGERLEDRPLSRLGRLPERVAASDLPADCEHAATRRRSCGAGRRIGSSDPLHRGVAPDVRSLNGRGLDEHNAFYNGNEIVKATGFTVDLGADVLNLSLGYGNSSSDASSLLSRNAVAITWERGIPVVASAGNKGRNRPSATPNSSSQGPGDAFNAFSVAASDADFDRIADFSSWSETQSAPRA
- a CDS encoding winged helix-turn-helix domain-containing protein, giving the protein MEAPVPAGDEEAVLRVGAVVVRPESFRVSVAGERVGFTAAEVRAVALLARRPGWTFSPAQLHAAAHGQASAVGPASGAAKTLVHRLRRKLGPAAARQLQSVRGVGYRLVEASEPGASGAPEALGAADALPRRD
- a CDS encoding beta strand repeat-containing protein, which produces MPVTPSSPRSAPSAARRTAVLLAASCASFGGAGSAFADEVTVTGATLFEEFFKVAANASDFIDADNDGVITDFTANGGVGTVDILYGGANPFFAQQYRAIGSGNGFQELINYGSVNGPGSSFAAINALNGGAPNVRNTGEVPIGNFTGPATADIATLDVPASWFVTDTSAQGRWDLAPRTGSGATPGYGNGQAVSNPVYGTTADPLQAGGQGNTLKSLTPSSNSAAPGTQTLNTNTGSPDANTLFETQLALSPIAFVANAGAAVDSTTSTGAADGNIKKSELQHLFVTGRTVSGENLVAITRDSGSGTRNGAMNSIGVDPSWGTGDNVGRKNKGSGDDLDTPGPDYIPTNKNSSSRLENTVQNTRLGVSYNGIVGNAGPDSVGNRYEILNVANDLDATWDGTSYVRPQMTDDAGNNVVFNDDANTGHQIGATQTFVTIGDPFAGDIHVDGSGNIVAGPGTGIKTFAGNGSGNPEMADKKAALYIRNIQESIDAFVAAPTNPATEGTPGEYLASNFALVNAASALADPTAPGTFITNVNTNPDLQQVGVLPTEAIEASYGGDHGTVPNRDSGTIYTDGQSANYLTNGGTAVNYASTLAAGTAIGEANAIAGDFDGDQVRDTDDIDDMVAAAEAAASGFAARAALGQDDQVLEIIGDFNADGNFDAEDVRYGADGLFTRGRSSGTLDRAANFAEVDAASTSGNFFGTTLATGKAYAAGDARGDIAGSGDIAAGANPLGADGTVAAEDIDAVYENFVGLNLDATAGVQWSNIEEIANAVNAKGSRVDLSADMNGDLTIDQTDVDAVVRGILGTEYGDANLDRTVGAADVSVLSGNFGQAAGWAGGSFDGDGQVGAADVSVLSGNFGFEGSGSNALAFASAVAPAVGSAVSAPAAVDAREVAAPSGDAVAFELQVGALADGFDTIETIIELTAGTIVADADATASLLAEGDDESGFSAFLTAPAAFGGKGLSEFGYTEQPTLLSATYASLGNNSAASSDVLLAQILLGQSLSETAGTYTVNLFDNGILQDTLTASFGGFVIPEPATAAVLGLGGLTLLRRRRNA
- a CDS encoding DUF1559 family PulG-like putative transporter; protein product: MIRRTGPAFTLIELLVVISIIALLIGILLPALGAARGAARSSVCSSNLRQVGIAMTTYNAESKDHYPASYVYPTSTWNGTGGGRPFRWNLTDQVSAGISSTGYVHWSFALIDSDTLGQEGFQCPELEEGGHPATNPAPGFERADQTREVPSVDRQVNRLAYAANELIIPRNKFNDKAFGKERNNRFVKASELRAASNEILATELFENFDRIKNGAGNISKSHRSLNPIQSISGGAGNPTGYARDQVIRDIRGAGDPDRYGLADYDDLLQNSPTPNITSEPMNAVGRHHPGDNGPSGGGTANFVYADGHVETTGVAYTLANKKWGERFYSLTGNQQIRYQW